In the genome of Arachis stenosperma cultivar V10309 chromosome 2, arast.V10309.gnm1.PFL2, whole genome shotgun sequence, the window GGAAAGAGGTTTTTGTCACCGGAGATGTTATTGGGGGATCCGAGAGGTGTTCCTATTCCAGATGAGGCGACGCAGAGGGGTGCAGGCCGACTTCCAGACATGGACCGGGTCGAGGATGTTCCTGACAGACGTCGTATTGAGCGGAGAGCACGAGTTGGGACACGTCGTAGTCAGCGTGAGTGGAACTGGGTGGATCGGGCTATGGATGCCGGAGACGACCCAGTTAGGGGTGAGGGGAGAGTTCGTGCTCGTGGAGGCAGGAGGAGGGTGGGTGCTGGTAGACAGGGTGCCCAGATGCCTGGGGGAGGTGATGTTGCGGGGGTTGATAGATTCTATCAGGGCGGGCTTGATGGTGGGTCCCATGGATCTGGTATGGGAGATCCCACGAGTCACACTGATGCTGGGCTTGGTGGTGGAGGTCTTGGAGATTATTTCGTAGGTATTCCCGGTGATGATCATACCCTTCAGGATAGTACTCCATGAGTCCATGGGTGAGTCCTGGCTCGATGTTTGGAGACTTACTTGCTAGTGATGGCATTGTGGCCGAGTTCGGTGGACCACATTTCCTTGATGATATCCGGACCATCATGCAGGAGGATGAGGCTGCAGCCGGACGGGTTCAGACGACAGGGACACAGGCACCCCTGGATGTAGATCTGAATGAGCCTGCCACGGTAGCTCCTGCGCATCCTTTTGCCATGGGTGGGACCCCAGCATCGGCGCAGAGTATTGGATCACACTCAGTTGCTGGCCCGTCGTCATCCAGACCCATGCATGTTGCGCCTATGACCCCGAGACAGCCAGTTCCGGATGACAGCGACGAGTCGATTGAAGATGAGGAGTCACTCATACGTAGGGGTTACCGGATACGGGTGCCACGCCGTTGCGGCACTGGATCGCACCTATTTAGATGATTCATGGATAGTGGTGTATGTCATGTTGTTATATTTATATTGTGTACCTTGTTGGTTGGTTATCATTGTTATGGTATGTACTTTGTTATTATGTTATTTGATATTATGTTATGTACTTTGATGTTTTGTTATGTCATTTACTTTGATGTATTCTACTTTTATGTTATGATTTATTGTTTGATGTTATGTTATTCGTTATCAGGCATCCCATGATATAATGTTGTTTGTTATAGAtataaatttcaatcatttaaAAGACATTCAACAGAAATATTTGGTACAAATAACAAGTTTCATTACACATAGGAAACAACCACATTTCCAGACAAGTGCTAATACATTAACAATTAAAAACAACTAGAAGACAAGTGCTAATACATTAACAAACAAACACAGACATAGCAAATCTCCTACTGATTTCTAGCAGTCCCGCTGGGGCCTGAGGCTTGTGGACAACTACGCCTGGTGTGACCTGGCTGCCTGCAGAGGCCACATCTCTTTGGCCGGTTCGGATTTGCTTCATCCATGTTGGTGCGAATTCTTGTGGATCGAGGACGACCCTCCCTCGCACGCCTCATACTCGGATCCGGTATAACGGTAGGCCCGGCATAAGGTGGCCAGAAACCCTCTGGAATCGGAGGGGTAAATCCCAGCTGATAGACACCGAATACGGAACTAAGGCGATATACCTCGTGGACGTAAGACTGCCATGTAAGCCGTGAATAAGCACAGCATGCCAGTGCGTGCGAACAGGGAAAATGAAGTGCTTGGAAGTATCCACAATCACAAGTCTTAGACCCTAATGAGACCCTGTACGTACCAAGAGAGAATGAACCTGTCGGAGTCGTCTCAGCAACGGTGTACTCCGAGTTATCCCTGTCGTAAACAGTCACTGTGAAGTGCCTGGCTGTCCTCAGGTTGGCCTCGATACACTTTACTAGGTATTGACTGAATTGTTGTCAAGTACCCATCTGAGCCTCGGCCTCCCTACCCTTACGGACAAATAGCTCAGCTAGCCTTCCGTATGTGGCCTTCACCAGCGAGCAAACAGGGAGGTTTCTAACCCCCTTCAGGATTGAGTTGACACATTCCGAAATATTGGTCATCATGTGGCCGAATCTCCGACCCTCATCACAGTACTGTGTCCACAACGAATACTCGATTCGGTTCGCCCAGTCACACATTGCCGGATTCTCAGAGCGCAGAATGTCAAACCAGTAGTCAAACTCAACCTCGGTCTTGGCATATGCGGCGTTAACAAGAAGCCTCCGGGCATCTTTTCCCTTGAACGTCAAGGCAAAATTCGCTGCAACGTGTCGAATGCAGAACGCCCGATACGCAGCAGGGGGTAGCCATCCCCCTTCCGGAGCTTCGAGGGCTGCCTTGATGCCgttatgcctatctgaaataaCTAACAGACCCGGCTGGGGTGTCACGTGCTCACGGAGgtgggaaagaaagaaagaccaTGACTCAGCATTCTCACCCTCAACTAGTGCAAATGCCACGGGGAGGATGTTCGAGTTTCCGTCCTGTGCAATGGCGACTAGAAGTGTTCCCCCATACTTCCCATATAGATGGGTGCCATCAATACTCACCAAAGGCTTGCAATGACGGAATGCCTGGATACAAGGGGGGAAAGTCCAGAACAGCCTATGAAAACAAACCTGAGACTCGTCGACCTGTCCCCCAACTCGAACAGGGCAAGTCCTGAGGACGGCTACAGTGCCAGGCATCGTCAGCTGAACTCCTAGAACCCACCTAGGGAGCTCATTGTACGACTCGTCCCAGTCCCCATATATGACGGCAACGGCCTTCTGCTTCGCCATCCATACCCTCCTGTACGTAGGCCTGAACCCAAAGTGTGCGGCCGTGGTATTTTGAAGCACCTTGATGTTCACAGCTGCATCAGCCCTAACCATCGGCATAATGAAGGTGGATATGACATGGTAGTCCAGATTCCTATGATCGCTGGAGATGGAGCTGGCAAGACATGTATGCGGTCGCTTCACTTCCCAGATACCCTTCCGCTGTCGGAGACTCAACCGAATTAGCCATGTGCACCCATTCCCAAACTCAGAACACTTTCCCACATACCTGCGGTAGTCAGACTCAACGACCTTGTACTGGACCCCTCGGCGGATACTGTACGTCTTCACACTCAACAGCGCCTCATCTTTATCCTGAAATTGTTGGCCAACTTGGAACTCGTTCATACCGGCAGACCCCTCGATCTCTCTAGCGCCAAATCCTGAGGGCTGCAGAGCATTTTCGTCCTGCCGCATGGCATCCAGGTCCAATGAGGAAAAATGGGGTGGATACTGCTGTGTGCCAGAACTAGATCCACCTGTAGCCCTTGTCGGAACAGTTGTTCCAACATCATCGCCGCTTTCATCAGCGATCATATCCGGCTCAACGTCATCGTCATCTGGATCATCAAACAAACCATCACCAACACCAGCCGGTGTGGGACAATGTACCTCGGTGGGAATATGTTCCCCATACCGAACCTCGTCTCCAACATTGCCGCTCAGATCAACGGCAAACGAAGGGGACGCAACAGGCTGCATCGGTGGCTCATACACAGGAGCAGAGGATGAAGCAACAGCAGGTCTCGAGCTCAAGCCGGCAACCGCGGCTATAGTATTAGCATTCCGGTTCGAACCACCCGAGCTAGATACCACATCAACCAACTTTGCCAACAGCTCTGGTGTCCTTACCTCGGGAAACTGCCTACGAGAAAGAAACATAACCTGCAAGTCCTCGTCACTACCGATTGTGAAACAATCAAACTTCACGGTGTCATGGAGCACCGCTGTTGGAATGCGGTAGAAAAACTTCTTGACCCTTTTAACTCCTTCAAGACCAAGCTTCTCCAGCACAGAGCTAACAAGAGCATCGTACGTGGTTGTCGGCGTCACGATAATACATAGGGAATCCTTATCAGTGAACTTCACGCCGGACCGAGTTTTTCTCTTAATCGACCCTCTGTAATGTACCAGAACTAGGaaactctcctcactagccatctCCCCTCTTTGTTGAGAGCATCATGAGTTCACAGCATATATATACAGCCCTGGCTcgcactatatatatataattcgaatctaTATGTTTCGAATTATGTAGTATCACAACATAacctagtaattcgaattaacTAAATTCGAATTAGTTAAGTGTAATTCGAAACAAGTTGTTTCGAATTACTTAACAATGTCTCCTTCCTAATAATTCGAATTAAGTCAATTCGAATTACCTTAGTTTGATGCCTCAacgtaattcgaatcatatcaattcgaattacatgcaattataattcgaatcatattgattcgaattatataataattcgTCCTGGTTGATTCATGTATGGATTTTTGAATTGGCTGAATTGGATAATTTTGAGCTCTCCTTGGCTCATTTTGGTTTTTTACCCAATTATTTATATCAAGTGTAAATGAAATAAGTAAAATTTTAATGGATTAAATCTAATTTACAAATGAAATATtaagaattcaaaaaataaaaaataaaaaacatatttCTTTTACCGTAACTAAATATGTGTATAATTAGACcataaaacaattaaaaaatttgtgtttgtaATATAGTTTATCTTGTTTGTATtataaataagagaaataatattttttaaattatatatatttttaaataaaattttattgttttttagtattataaaatagaaaacatttaattaatttatttaaaaaattaaatacttttttaataaataaaacgtgtaattaatttatttaataaaaatcttttaacttggtacttaatttattttatcaatgTCACTATATTTAAATCTGACTCTATTTAAGAATCTGTGGACATGAAACAATTTAAACCTGACTTTAAACCTGACTTAACTGATCCAATACTTTACTATCCTGCAAACAGAAAATGTGTCCCTAACCCAACTGATCCAATATGAAAACGTGTCGCCCCGTAACTATGCCAACAATTTCATCAcataaagaataaaaatgacATCATCATCAGGCAATTTTAACATGCAAGCTATAGTTAACTAAGTTCCACTCTAGTTCCCAACTTTCATGAAAATGCAAAAAAAGTAGTGCCCATTATTAGATTTTGGTTTCTGGGACTTCGTAGGTCTATTTTTAAGCAATTATATTAAAATCgactattaaaattaataattaatataaaatatatattaaaataaaaaatatataatttttttaagttaaaattgaaattcaaatttaaaatctttagataaaaataaaaaaatatgctatttaaactataatttattaataaatacaaaacacacattaaaaattaattaaattacacAAATAtctatacaaaaaaatatataatattaattatagtaACTGATTTTAacgtataaataatatttttaattttttagattccaaatttttaaacaaaattcaCTCTAAGGAATAGTGAGTGGCTTAGATAACACAAgtacacattttttttaaaagaatgagcattttcaatttattaaattagacgaaataaacaaaattaaaatattccaTTTTTCATTCGTGCTAGTATTTGATAACCAACTCTTGTAACTTCTTTTTTCTCATTACCATCGGCATACATTAATATCAGATTCTTTAattcagacaaagaatatactcTTCGAGTACGTAGTAGAATAGATTTTCATACTCAAATACAATCTCAGTGACATTGTTTCTCATGTGACAGTTGGaatatgtaacaccctactatACAGAGTTTTATGCCTAGGTCGTAAATGAAAAGTGGTGAGACactacgacctctaaaaataaaaatacatacatatatatatatatatatatatatataaagcaaaaataatatatttaggagccttgaaaaaaaaatgaacaaagCAAGACCAAAAACGCGTCATATTCGAAGGCGTTAAGATAGAAAGCTTATACAGAAAATcgaagatatatatatatatatatatatatatatatatatatatatatatatatatatatatatatatatatatatatgaggaCTTGTTGCCATTTCTTTAAATAAGTTCAAGAGTGAAGTAATATGAAAATCTCTTTCATTTcgtatcaattttcgaggacgaaaatttttataaggtgggtaggatgtaagacccaaaacttttgaaaagtccTATTTTGAACTAAtctcaaattatatatatttatttatagttttaatttcaaaaattatttttattgaaaaaataattaaagacaattaattggatttgaaataaattaaggtTTTTATCTAAACTCGATTCCTAAGGATTATTTTCCTATTTATGAATTAAAGTTCtagaaatttgaaaataatggGGTTTGggtatttaaattataatttcgtctaattttataattattgaattattttctatatttaaattataaaattagtggttatgaaataataagaattttataagatttgattttagataatttaatttatatcatttaatactttaagttaaagataaagagaaattaattatattatcatgaattttcaattagagcaatttattgaaaattaattagtatttttatactacaaataatattttaaagtaactttagagattaaattagtttttcaaTATTAATATCTTATgatctaattttattaaaattaccaaattaTCCTTATACCTAAGTTTTACCAAAATCCTAAATCCCCAAAATAtcaccctaaccctaattttccCAAAAATCTAGCCGCCTTATCTCCTTAGCCACCGAATCCCCTTTTCTTCCCTAAACCCAGCAGCAAAttcagagaaagaaagaaaggggaaGCAGGGGGAAGGGAGAACGGAAAAGAAGGGAAGGGGGAGAGGGATGAGCCAGCACCGGTTGACCTTCCCGTCGCTGCCGAGTTCCCCACCGCCACGTCGCCGACGAAGAGGAGACAGCGAACCGTGCCGTCCGTGAAGCCTGGCTCGCCATCATCCGTGCTCGTTGCCACTGAGGGTTCACCACTGGTGAGGAGAAGACGCCGTCGCGTAGGTTGCTGGTGTCGCATCTTCCAGTTGTCTCTGCCGCCGTGGAGAAGCCGTCGCTGTTGCTGTAGTTGTCCACGCCGTTGTCATCGCCGAAGGGAGCTAGCATCGCCGCTGTCCATGGAAGAAGCAGAGGAGACAGATCCGCGAGGAAGGGAGGCCCGTGACCTGTCCATCCGCCGTTCCCCGTCGCTGCTCGTGTCGCCGGCGCCGTCCTCGTTCGAACCGTCGCTAGATCCGCCGCTGCTGAAACTTCTGGCCGTGCCTTTGCGTCACCGGAGCTCCACGCCACTGCTGCCGCTGCCGAAAACCATCTCTGAAGCCTGTTTGCTTGGTAAACTCTAAACATTGCTTCAGCTTCTTTGTCTATTAAGTCGATTTTTACCGTTAGAGTGGTTGCTGAGGTTGTCTGTGTCAGGATGTTCGGTCACCGCGAGTTTCTCTGCCGCCGTCCAAGCTGCCACCAGAAGGATCCACCACAGCCTCCTCTGTTCTTGTCTTCGAATTAGAACTACCCTTTTCCAATCTCAATCTCAATTCTGCTATTTCTTAATATGTAACTCCTCTATCCTTGCTTTGCTGCCATTTTATTCCTCTGCTATGATCTTTTAATTATGACCTGCGTATGTCTCTGTTTTAATTCTGCTAAGGTatgtttgaaaaattaaaatgggTGCTGCTGCCACCGTTTCGGTCACATTGGAATCACTGCTGCTGCCATAAAACAGAAAGGGAAGGGAGTTATTATGTTTAACCTGTGTGAATTCAGCTAGTTGAGGTAGGGGTTTTTCTTAAATCTATTTTACATTACAGGGTTGTTATAAATCGATATTAACGCGTAAAACACATTTTTGTGATTTCGTGAGTCTtatgaattgaattgagttgTTTTGGTTGAATGAGATCATTAGTTTGATTTGATATTAAACCCGATTTGatattgaaatttgattttaaaataaacttgGAAAAGACTTGATATTTGAAAATGGGTTATTTATTGAGAATgatttgctattttggaaatgATTCGAAAAGTGTTTGAGGGAATGGTTTGGTTTGAAACTGTTTGAGAAGACCGAGAATTCTTAACTATTGATTGATGCTGTTGGTTGAAGTCGGTTTAAATTGTGATTTATAGGATTTGTTgattgaattctgaattttgtAATTTCTTTGGGTTGAGTGCTGTTGTTGTGATAATGGTTGTTGGAAGTGATTTGACTGATTAACAggtgtttggtttggtttggttgggacccgaacAGGGTGGTAGaatccgagttttagaggagatgctgccgaaattttataaaactgGAAGTTTTGTTTGAAgtaattgtttaaaaatatttagttcTTAAACGTTATTTGTTTCagattgatttatttaaaaaagaaagaattatgttttgaattgagaTTGTTGATTAACGGAAAGAAGGATGATGTGgattgatttgaaatatgatttttgaatgaatttggaaatgggATATGGATTGAcgaatgatgatgatattgagaATGGCTTAGATattgatgaatgatgaatgaattatttatgtggcttatgaatttgaaatatcTGATATACGAGGTTTCCTGGATTAAGtgtcgtggcttgccaccacgtgtaccaggttgaaaacttgatactctgttgaccctacgacgtaagtgtgaccgagcactatataaattcccgggaatgttaccccattgagcaatattgattatttgagaaaaaactatgcatagactcttggggatgcacgtcaggggacagtctaaggacaattcagacttgtcgggttggctggataaccgacagatgagtctcatcagccataggacaggcatgcatcatatgcatttgtatgctttgcttgggtttgaacttgttttggtttgcctaattgctaaactattcttaactgctacttgaactatttgctgtaactgctacctacttgtgctttccttgtctgtcttgcctgtgtttgtcctggcgtgctacatttgagaataaactttggtgctgaattaatgattgtgttgtttgattgcgtgattggtttctgattgaaatttttttcttataagaaaGGAAATGTTTCAGATTTTTTATAGATTAAACGtttctttgaaaaggttttgaacgaTTACCTACtggtttttaaaagattcataaggcaatgataatcactgagcttgaaaacagttttcttattaaatatcttcttataaCAACTTTGAAACTGcgtggtgagac includes:
- the LOC130961135 gene encoding uncharacterized protein LOC130961135, whose product is MASEESFLVLVHYRGSIKRKTRSGVKFTDKDSLCIIVTPTTTYDALVSSVLEKLGLEGVKRVKKFFYRIPTAVLHDTVKFDCFTIGSDEDLQVMFLSRRQFPEVRTPELLAKLVDVVSSSGGSNRNANTIAAVAGLSSRPAVASSSAPVYEPPMQPVASPSFAVDLSGNVGDEVRYGEHIPTEVHCPTPAGVGDGLFDDPDDDDVEPDMIADESGDDVGTTVPTRATGGSSSGTQQYPPHFSSLDLDAMRQDENALQPSGFGAREIEGSAGMNEFQVGQQFQDKDEALLSVKTYSIRRGVQYKVVESDYRRYVGKCSEFGNGCTWLIRLSLRQRKGIWEVKRPHTCLASSISSDHRNLDYHVISTFIMPMVRADAAVNIKVLQNTTAAHFGFRPTYRRVWMAKQKAVAVIYGDWDESYNELPRWVLGVQLTMPGTVAVLRTCPVRVGGQVDESQVCFHRLFWTFPPCIQAFRHCKPLVSIDGTHLYGKYGGTLLVAIAQDGNSNILPVAFALVEGENAESWSFFLSHLREHVTPQPGLLVISDRHNGIKAALEAPEGGWLPPAAYRAFCIRHVAANFALTFKGKDARRLLVNAAYAKTEVEFDYWFDILRSENPAMCDWANRIEYSLWTQYCDEGRRFGHMMTNISECVNSILKGVRNLPVCSLVKATYGRLAELFVRKGREAEAQMARHFTVTVYDRDNSEYTVAETTPTGSFSLGTYRVSLGSKTCDCGYFQALHFPCSHALACCAYSRLTWQSYVHEVYRLSSVFGVYQLGFTPPIPEGFWPPYAGPTVIPDPSMRRAREGRPRSTRIRTNMDEANPNRPKRCGLCRQPGHTRRSCPQASGPSGTARNQ